A single window of Corythoichthys intestinalis isolate RoL2023-P3 chromosome 21, ASM3026506v1, whole genome shotgun sequence DNA harbors:
- the LOC130909176 gene encoding alpha-1,6-mannosylglycoprotein 6-beta-N-acetylglucosaminyltransferase B-like: MRVALRPRSGCLVLCLGLSACTLLLQSLWVPLEMPMVDVPEDQGQRGLGFRRLALRLEALSNQVQQLSRDREAKMTSEYLHTLFQNFRQDQQSLARLVERELKRVTQRLDQFKNYHYLHQTSSTSESYGKYTGPKESCVVPVDASYPVCAEKVEFLQAKWQSDPCYAFYGVDGTVCSILTYLSQIENFCPPQPGQNYSTPPWHQKHQPYMKKVQAEIRTTMSSLYKVINNSSSPAVKFMRSRVEMMSECWRKAALKMRQQNNKTRSSLMRKVLLYPGALAGDAGQHFGATVEKGGPLGELVQWADLSACLTILGHNVILTTSQHHLHRLISAAPGRGSCPIKAPLTFDLIYTDYHGLAHLHGAMGLAFQHYKCRFRILDSFGTEPAFNLASYAHPHDFKTLWGSWGLQPLQYMTMFPHTPDNSFLGFVSEDAVRPKDVNKKEKIAVIYGKQEYMWQGLSEYVKVISDEMETHATVYQPPGHISALPNFVRNHGLLSQQQFLTLLRRAKVFVGLGFPYEGPAPIEAIALGCVFLQPRFNPPHSSENNDFYKGKPTTRKISSQHPYAEQFIGRPHVWTVDATNETEIRKAVQEILRSQVKPLTPREFSCEGMLERVHHYITHQSFCTPSVTTWPPESALRVHMGPLGQSCVSVCARASLVCEPSQFQRLNDPEVFARLSIGCSSMAQEVNHIFPAYTPWGRHCHLQQEPLLFSCAGSDPSYRRLCPCRTYQPGQVALSPDYISDL; this comes from the exons ATGCGTGTTGCACTGAGACCTCGCAG TGGTTGCCTTGTGCTCTGCTTGGGTCTGTCTGCCTGCACACTGCTGCTGCAAAGCCTTTGGGTGCCATTGGAAATGCCCATGGTTGACGTTCCTGAAGATCAgg GTCAGCGAGGTCTGGGTTTTCGTAGGCTGGCCCTTCGTTTAGAAGCTCTTAGTAATCAAGTTCAGCAACTGAGCAGAGATCGAGAAGCCAAAATGACTTCAGAGTATCTCCATACACTTTTCCAGAA TTTTAGACAGGACCAGCAAAGCTTGGCTCGCTTGGTGGAAAGGGAGCTGAAAAGGGTTACCCAGAGGTTGGACCAATTTAAGAATTATCATTACCTGCATCAGACCTCGTCAACAAGTGAAAGTTATGGAAAATACACAG GGCCAAAGGAGAGCTGTGTTGTGCCAGTGGATGCTTCATATCCAGTGTGTGCAGAGAAAGTTGAG TTCCTACAGGCCAAATGGCAGTCAGACCCCTGCTATGCCTTTTATGGTGTGGATGGTACAGTTTGTTCCATTCTGACTTACCTCAGCCAAATAGAGAACTTCTGCCCCCCTCAACCTGGCCAGAACTACTCTACTCCTCCTTGGCATCAGAAACATCAGCCCTACATGAAAAAGGTACAA GCAGAGATTCGTACCACCATGAGTTCACTGTATAAAGTCATCAACAACAGCAGTAGCCCCGCAGTCAAATTCATGCGCTCCAGAGTGGAAATGATGTCAGAGTGCTGGAGAAAAGCTGCTCTTAagatgaggcagcaaaacaacaaAACGCGTTCATCTTTAATGAGG AAGGTTCTGCTTTATCCCGGTGCACTTGCTGGTGATGCTGGCCAACATTTTGGAGCTACGGTGGAAAAAGGCGGTCCACTTGGAGAGCTTGTTCAGTGGGCAGACCTTAGTGCCTGTTTGACCATACTGGGCCATAATGTAATCCTTACTACCTCACAGCATCACCTCCACAG ACTGATCAGTGCTGCTCCAGGCCGAGGAAGCTGTCCGATCAAGGCGCCATTGACATTTGACCTCATCTACACTGACTATCATGGTCTTGCTCATCTTCATGGGGCTATGGGACTTGCTTTCCAGCATTACAA GTGTCGCTTCCGAATCCTGGACTCGTTTGGCACAGAACCAGCCTTTAACTTGGCCAGTTATGCACACCCTCACGATTTTAAAACACTGTGGGGCAGTTGGGGACTCCAGCCTCTACAGTACATGACCATGTTCC CGCATACACCTGACAACTCCTTCCTGGGCTTTGTAAGTGAGGATGCAGTAAGGCCAAAAGATGTCAACAAGAAGGAGAAGATTGCCGTCATCTATGGTAAACAGGAGTACATGTGGCAG GGACTTTCAGAGTACGTAAAGGTAATCAGTGACGAGATGGAGACCCACGCTACAGTCTACCAGCCCCCGGGGCATATCTCGGCCTTACCCAACTTTGTAAGAAACCATGGCCTGCTCTCCCAGCAACAATTCCTGACACTCCTCCGCCGAGCCAAG GTTTTTGTCGGTCTTGGTTTCCCCTATGAGGGTCCAGCACCCATTGAGGCCATTGCTTTGGGCTGCGTCTTCCTCCAACCGCGGTTCAATCCGCCTCACTCCTCAGAAAATAATGACTTTTACAAAGGCAAACCCACAACAAGAAAG ATCTCCTCGCAGCACCCGTACGCTGAACAATTCATTGGCAGACCTCACGTGTGGACTGTGGATGCGACCAACGAGACAGAAATTCGCAAAGCAGTCCAAGAGATTCTACGTAGCCAG GTTAAGCCTCTAACTCCTCGAGAGTTCTCTTGTGAAGGAATGCTGGAGAGGGTTCATCATTATATTACACATCAG AGTTTCTGCACTCCGTCAGTCACCACGTGGCCGCCAGAAAGTGCGCTCAGAGTGCACATGGGTCCTCTCGGTCAGTCATGTGTAAGCGTGTGTGCACGCGCCTCGCTGGTGTGCGAACCCTCGCAGTTTCAACGCCTCAACGACCCTGAGGTGTTCGCCAG ACTTTCAATTGGTTGCTCCAGCATGGCCCAGGAAGTCAACCATATCTTCCCCGCTTACACTCCGTGGGGTCGACACTGTCACCTCCAGCAGGAACCGCTACTCTTCAGCTGCGCCGGTTCGGACCCTTCTTATCGTCGCCTTTGTCCGTGTAGAACTTACCAACCTGGACAGGTGGCACTTAGTCCTGACTACATTTCGGACTTGTAG